Proteins encoded within one genomic window of Gracilimonas sp.:
- a CDS encoding endonuclease NucS domain-containing protein, which translates to MKQYRRLMLGAGSEHAEECYKGNFIGLDYDMNLDLSPYLYDDWRKFNKEMRPVFLESHPDKSKIAAGLACGALWVVSKGLDKGDILLCPDGDRNYYVAEVDSEYYYQEGEILPHRRSVSWLPVVIERSAMSEAFQKSTVSGVIVDVAQYADEIEQMIGGKRPPKIISADETIENPSVFALEEHLEHFLVENWENTPLGKNYDIYKEDGEIIGKQFPTDTGPLDILAISKDKETLLVVELKKGRASDYVVGQIQRYMGYVKEELAETDQEVKGVIIALEDDIRIKRALSVTTGISFFRYKVSFELIEG; encoded by the coding sequence ATGAAACAGTATCGAAGACTAATGCTGGGGGCAGGCAGTGAACACGCCGAAGAGTGTTACAAAGGCAATTTCATTGGCTTAGACTATGATATGAATTTAGATTTGTCTCCTTACCTATATGATGACTGGAGGAAGTTCAATAAGGAAATGAGACCGGTATTTCTTGAATCTCATCCAGATAAAAGTAAAATAGCAGCCGGGCTCGCCTGTGGAGCATTATGGGTAGTGAGTAAGGGATTAGATAAAGGAGATATTTTGTTATGCCCCGACGGAGATCGTAATTATTATGTAGCTGAGGTTGATTCTGAGTACTACTATCAGGAAGGAGAAATCCTGCCACATCGAAGAAGTGTAAGTTGGCTTCCGGTAGTTATAGAGCGCTCAGCTATGAGTGAAGCATTTCAAAAATCAACAGTGAGTGGGGTTATCGTTGATGTAGCACAATATGCAGATGAGATTGAACAAATGATTGGTGGTAAAAGGCCCCCAAAAATCATTTCAGCCGATGAGACCATTGAAAATCCCTCTGTATTTGCTTTAGAAGAACACTTGGAACACTTTTTAGTTGAAAATTGGGAGAACACTCCCCTTGGGAAGAATTATGATATCTATAAGGAAGATGGAGAGATCATCGGCAAGCAATTTCCTACCGATACGGGGCCTTTAGATATACTTGCAATAAGCAAAGATAAAGAGACGCTTCTTGTAGTTGAACTAAAAAAAGGTCGTGCAAGCGACTATGTTGTTGGGCAGATTCAACGATATATGGGATATGTGAAAGAGGAGTTGGCTGAAACTGATCAAGAGGTTAAAGGTGTGATCATTGCTCTGGAAGATGACATTAGAATTAAGAGAGCGCTATCCGTGACAACTGGGATCAGTTTCTTTAGGTATAAAGTAAGTTTTGAGTTAATTGAGGGGTGA
- a CDS encoding HsdR family type I site-specific deoxyribonuclease, which yields MTDIGQIERNTQNRIVKLFADRLGYEYLGDWQDREGNTNIEEDLLRAFLKKQGYKQKVIDKAVHELTKAAGVQTEELYDSNKAVYNMLRYGVSVKAEVGKNSETVHFIDWKNSDNNQFAVAEEVTVRGLNDKRPDVVLYINGIAVGVIELKRSKVAVEKGIYQNLDNQRDDFIKPFYNTMQLVMAGNDSAGLRYGTTKTPAKYYLTWKEKTDEEFEYILDKHVVQLCEKDRLLEIMHDFILFDGGNKIVCRPHQYFGVKAAQSNIRNHEDGIIWHTQGSGKSLTMVWMAQWIRENVTDSRVVVITDRTELDKQITRVFNDAEEPMERATSGADLIDKLNKHEIPLISSLVHKFGTREESEMDEYLKDIQKHLPKNFKAKGDIYVFVDECHRTQSGKLHKAMKAILPDAMFVGFTGTPLLKKDKATSLETFGPFIHTYKFDEAVADKVVLDLRYEARDIDQQITDQESIDEWFDAKTRGLNDLAKIELKKRWGTMKQVLSSRDRLEKIATDIFKDFQTQPRLDSGEGNAMLVASSVLEACKFYEIFQEFDTMKGHCAVVTSFQPNANDIKGEETGAGETEEQMKYRIYTEMLDGKTTEEFEEEAKRKFINEPARMKLLIVVDKLLTGFDAPPASYLYIDKSMQEHGLFQAICRVNRLDDESKEYGYIVDYKDLFKSLEESIDTYTSGAFEGYDKKDVDGLLKDRFEQAKERLDDNLDKVVALCEPVHPRTQKEFFKFFGTETAGKTEDQIKADEERRVSFYKMVSSLVRAYADIANEMAKAGYSEEEAKDIKYQVKFYSDLKEDVKQASGDYIDLKMYEPGMRNLIDRYIDASHSRKVSSLDDYTLVDLIVNKGLSSLDDVLSENIKKDEEAVAETIENNIRKVIIEERPGNPKYFEKMSELLEELIEQRKKAASEYAKYLEKLAELARKVKRVEGQDRYPAKVQSNGQKALYDNLDNNEELTLTIDETIKYTAKDGWRENKIKERQVENAVKRHLPDGVNLSLVMEVVKNQREY from the coding sequence ATGACTGACATAGGCCAAATAGAACGAAACACCCAAAACCGGATCGTCAAGCTATTTGCTGACCGGCTGGGATATGAATACCTGGGAGACTGGCAAGACCGGGAAGGAAATACCAATATAGAAGAAGACCTGCTTCGGGCCTTCCTGAAAAAACAAGGATACAAACAAAAGGTCATTGATAAAGCCGTTCATGAACTGACGAAGGCAGCAGGTGTCCAAACGGAAGAACTGTACGATAGCAATAAAGCCGTCTATAACATGCTTCGCTATGGGGTGAGTGTGAAGGCAGAAGTAGGTAAAAACAGTGAAACCGTTCATTTTATAGATTGGAAAAATTCAGATAACAATCAGTTTGCAGTTGCCGAGGAAGTCACCGTACGCGGACTCAACGACAAACGCCCGGATGTAGTGCTGTACATAAACGGAATTGCCGTTGGGGTGATAGAGCTTAAACGATCCAAGGTAGCCGTTGAGAAAGGCATTTATCAAAACCTGGACAATCAGCGAGACGATTTCATAAAGCCGTTCTATAACACAATGCAGTTGGTGATGGCTGGGAACGACTCAGCCGGACTACGCTACGGAACCACAAAAACCCCAGCCAAATACTACCTGACCTGGAAGGAAAAGACCGATGAAGAATTTGAGTACATACTCGACAAGCATGTGGTTCAGCTATGTGAAAAAGATCGCCTGCTGGAGATCATGCACGACTTCATACTCTTTGATGGCGGAAACAAAATTGTCTGCCGCCCCCATCAGTATTTTGGGGTAAAGGCGGCGCAATCAAATATCAGAAACCACGAAGATGGTATAATCTGGCATACGCAGGGAAGTGGGAAAAGTCTGACCATGGTATGGATGGCACAGTGGATTCGTGAGAATGTGACGGACTCCAGAGTAGTCGTGATTACCGACCGCACCGAGCTCGACAAACAAATTACCCGCGTGTTCAATGACGCTGAAGAACCGATGGAACGAGCCACCTCCGGCGCGGATCTGATTGACAAGCTCAACAAGCACGAAATTCCTCTCATCTCCTCTTTAGTACACAAGTTTGGAACCCGTGAGGAAAGTGAAATGGATGAGTACCTGAAAGACATTCAAAAGCATCTGCCCAAGAATTTCAAAGCCAAGGGCGATATCTACGTGTTTGTGGATGAATGTCACCGCACCCAATCCGGCAAGCTTCATAAGGCCATGAAAGCTATTCTGCCCGATGCCATGTTTGTTGGATTTACGGGAACACCCCTGCTCAAAAAAGACAAAGCCACCAGCCTTGAAACTTTTGGCCCTTTCATTCATACCTACAAATTTGATGAAGCCGTAGCCGATAAAGTCGTATTGGATCTGCGCTACGAAGCCCGGGATATTGATCAGCAAATTACCGATCAAGAAAGCATCGACGAATGGTTTGATGCCAAAACAAGGGGCCTGAATGATCTGGCCAAGATCGAGCTGAAGAAACGCTGGGGAACCATGAAACAGGTGCTCAGTTCCCGGGACCGGTTGGAGAAGATCGCTACCGATATATTCAAAGATTTTCAAACCCAACCTCGACTGGACAGCGGAGAAGGTAATGCCATGCTGGTCGCTTCTTCGGTACTGGAAGCCTGTAAGTTCTACGAGATCTTTCAGGAGTTCGATACCATGAAAGGGCATTGTGCGGTTGTAACGTCTTTTCAACCTAATGCTAACGACATTAAAGGAGAAGAAACCGGCGCCGGAGAAACCGAAGAGCAGATGAAGTACCGCATCTATACTGAGATGCTGGACGGCAAAACCACCGAAGAATTTGAAGAAGAAGCCAAGCGTAAGTTCATCAACGAACCGGCGCGGATGAAACTGCTCATTGTAGTAGATAAGCTGCTCACCGGCTTTGATGCTCCTCCGGCATCCTACTTGTACATTGACAAGTCGATGCAGGAACACGGGCTGTTTCAGGCCATCTGTCGGGTAAACCGTCTCGATGATGAAAGCAAGGAATACGGATACATCGTTGACTATAAGGATCTGTTCAAAAGCCTCGAAGAATCCATTGATACCTATACCAGCGGAGCTTTTGAAGGATACGATAAGAAAGATGTGGACGGGCTGCTCAAGGATCGGTTTGAACAAGCTAAGGAGCGCCTTGATGATAATCTGGATAAGGTAGTTGCGCTCTGCGAACCGGTTCACCCCAGAACCCAGAAGGAGTTCTTTAAATTCTTCGGCACTGAAACGGCCGGTAAGACCGAAGATCAGATCAAAGCCGATGAGGAAAGACGAGTCAGCTTCTATAAAATGGTGTCTTCGTTAGTACGCGCCTATGCCGATATCGCTAACGAAATGGCAAAGGCCGGTTATAGCGAGGAAGAAGCCAAGGACATCAAGTACCAGGTCAAGTTCTACTCCGACCTGAAGGAAGATGTGAAGCAAGCGAGCGGCGATTACATTGACCTGAAAATGTACGAGCCGGGTATGCGGAACCTGATCGATCGGTATATCGATGCATCCCACAGCCGAAAAGTATCGTCACTGGATGATTACACGCTGGTGGATCTCATCGTAAATAAAGGCCTTTCTTCTCTGGATGATGTGCTTTCAGAAAATATCAAAAAAGATGAAGAAGCCGTAGCCGAGACCATCGAGAATAACATCCGCAAAGTGATCATTGAAGAAAGGCCAGGGAATCCAAAATACTTTGAGAAGATGTCGGAGTTGCTGGAAGAATTGATCGAGCAAAGAAAGAAAGCCGCTTCCGAATACGCTAAATACCTTGAAAAGTTGGCTGAACTTGCCCGTAAAGTGAAGCGAGTGGAAGGACAAGACCGGTATCCGGCTAAGGTGCAGTCAAATGGACAAAAGGCTCTGTATGATAACCTCGATAACAATGAAGAACTGACGCTCACTATTGACGAGACGATCAAGTACACGGCTAAAGACGGGTGGCGAGAGAACAAAATTAAAGAACGTCAGGTAGAAAATGCTGTCAAAAGACATTTACCCGATGGTGTGAATTTGAGTTTAGTGATGGAGGTTGTAAAGAATCAGCGTGAATACTGA
- a CDS encoding SprT family zinc-dependent metalloprotease: protein MNTEHYHIEVSGIDVDVVQKDIKNIHLAVYPPTGRVRLSSPATMQRESLRLFIISKLGWIKKHIRNMNSQIREPEREYIQGESHWVEGQRYLLNIIEKEAPPKVEIRNKKYLDLYIRPGNDKAKREEVMREWYRDRLKDQIPELVVEWENKLGVKIEEWGVKLMKTKWGSCNIEDRRIWLNLELAKKSKHCLEYVILHEMVHLKERHHNDRFKALLDKHMPGWQSVREELNEVVY from the coding sequence GTGAATACTGAACATTACCATATTGAAGTCTCCGGTATTGATGTGGATGTGGTCCAGAAAGACATCAAGAACATCCACCTTGCGGTCTATCCGCCTACCGGCAGAGTACGCCTTTCATCTCCAGCCACCATGCAAAGGGAATCCTTGCGACTGTTTATTATCTCCAAGCTGGGCTGGATCAAAAAGCACATCCGAAACATGAACTCCCAAATCCGTGAGCCGGAACGGGAGTATATTCAGGGGGAAAGTCACTGGGTAGAAGGACAACGCTACCTGCTCAACATTATCGAGAAAGAAGCCCCGCCTAAAGTAGAAATACGGAATAAGAAATACCTCGATCTGTACATCCGGCCGGGAAATGATAAAGCCAAGAGAGAAGAAGTGATGCGGGAGTGGTACCGGGACCGGCTAAAAGATCAAATCCCTGAACTCGTGGTCGAGTGGGAAAACAAGCTTGGTGTTAAAATTGAAGAATGGGGCGTCAAACTCATGAAAACCAAGTGGGGCTCCTGCAACATCGAAGACCGGCGCATCTGGCTAAACCTGGAGCTTGCTAAGAAGTCCAAGCACTGCCTTGAATATGTTATCCTCCACGAAATGGTTCACCTCAAAGAACGCCACCACAATGACAGGTTTAAAGCTCTTTTGGATAAGCACATGCCGGGTTGGCAAAGTGTAAGAGAGGAGTTGAATGAGGTGGTTTATTAG
- a CDS encoding helix-turn-helix transcriptional regulator, producing the protein MAKERDIEKVLGSVIRELRLSRNLSQEKLAELGDFERSYISKVENGERAIQFKTVVRFAEAFGIKVSELAAKFEEKSHS; encoded by the coding sequence ATGGCAAAAGAAAGGGACATAGAAAAAGTATTGGGCAGCGTGATCCGGGAACTACGTTTGTCCCGGAATCTTTCACAAGAGAAGCTTGCTGAATTAGGGGATTTTGAACGGTCTTATATATCGAAGGTCGAGAACGGGGAGAGGGCTATCCAGTTTAAAACTGTTGTGAGATTTGCTGAGGCATTTGGGATTAAAGTTTCTGAATTAGCAGCCAAGTTTGAAGAAAAGTCTCACAGTTAA
- the recJ gene encoding single-stranded-DNA-specific exonuclease RecJ, producing the protein MSFRWVYAQPEQEKYVLKLGDKLGIPDKIARLLAIRGIETYDDAKYFFRPKIDNLHDPFLMKDMEAGAERLALAIRKSEKVLVYGDYDVDGTTATSCIYTFLKEFGVDADYYIPHRFKEGYGINPDGIKYAEEINASLIVSVDCGITAIEEAKSAKEKGIDLIICDHHTVGDEIPDAVAVLDPKRPDCKYPFDGLSGAGVGFKLIQGTIEKLGLPRSVAYKFLDLVAISIASDIVPIIDENRVLMKAGLNMIQKSPRVGIKALLDLIKVSKDEVNTSKIVFSIGPRINAAGRMGDASTAVKLMISETEAEAKAHAYELESINLRRRDTDSKTMKEAMEQIDKDFDMDETSTIVLYAEDWHLGVIGIVASRLVDLYHRPAIMLSNVDGKVKGSARSIKGFNIYNAIKKCEDLLEQFGGHEFAAGLTLSEKNLSEFRRRMNELAFTDLSENSFEPELTIDAKLDLSEVDMKFWKLLSQFEPFGPGNLRPIFVSEGVKVVGEPTIVGNGHLKMRIKQEKSGVFDTIGFNMHEYLPGVRNGNPFKIAYVLEENNWNGRRTLQLRLKDVHISD; encoded by the coding sequence ATGTCATTCCGCTGGGTATACGCGCAGCCGGAACAGGAAAAGTACGTTCTCAAATTAGGGGACAAGCTTGGAATTCCGGACAAAATAGCCCGATTACTGGCTATACGCGGCATAGAAACATACGATGATGCAAAATACTTTTTCAGACCAAAGATAGATAACCTCCACGATCCTTTTTTAATGAAGGACATGGAAGCCGGTGCCGAACGCTTGGCCCTGGCGATCCGCAAAAGTGAAAAAGTTCTCGTTTACGGCGATTACGACGTTGACGGAACTACAGCTACATCTTGTATTTATACCTTCTTGAAAGAATTTGGGGTAGATGCAGACTACTACATTCCCCATCGTTTTAAAGAAGGATATGGAATTAATCCGGATGGCATTAAATATGCCGAAGAAATTAACGCCTCCCTGATTGTTTCGGTAGATTGCGGAATAACGGCTATTGAAGAAGCTAAATCAGCTAAAGAGAAGGGGATTGACCTTATTATTTGTGATCACCATACCGTCGGTGATGAAATCCCGGATGCTGTCGCGGTTTTGGATCCCAAAAGACCGGATTGCAAGTATCCCTTTGACGGACTTTCCGGGGCCGGAGTAGGCTTCAAACTTATACAGGGAACCATAGAAAAACTTGGACTGCCTCGGTCCGTTGCTTATAAATTCCTGGATTTGGTGGCCATCTCCATTGCTTCTGACATTGTGCCCATCATTGATGAAAACCGGGTACTGATGAAGGCCGGTTTGAATATGATCCAGAAAAGTCCGCGTGTGGGAATTAAAGCACTTCTTGATCTGATCAAAGTTTCCAAAGACGAGGTAAATACTTCAAAAATTGTGTTCTCTATTGGTCCGAGGATAAATGCGGCCGGCAGAATGGGTGATGCAAGTACCGCCGTTAAGCTCATGATTTCGGAAACGGAGGCGGAAGCAAAAGCTCATGCCTATGAATTAGAGTCCATCAACCTGCGCCGGCGCGATACAGATTCCAAAACCATGAAAGAGGCGATGGAGCAAATCGACAAAGACTTTGATATGGATGAAACTTCCACCATCGTGCTATATGCGGAAGATTGGCATCTTGGGGTGATCGGGATTGTAGCTTCCCGTTTAGTGGATTTATACCACCGGCCGGCTATTATGTTGAGCAATGTGGATGGGAAAGTGAAGGGCTCGGCACGAAGTATTAAGGGGTTCAACATTTATAATGCCATTAAAAAGTGCGAAGATTTGCTAGAGCAATTTGGAGGACATGAATTTGCTGCCGGACTTACGTTGTCGGAAAAGAACCTCTCGGAATTTCGCCGCCGAATGAATGAACTGGCTTTTACCGATCTTTCCGAAAATTCTTTTGAGCCCGAGCTTACCATTGATGCCAAGCTTGATCTTAGCGAAGTGGATATGAAATTCTGGAAATTATTGAGCCAATTTGAACCCTTTGGCCCCGGCAATTTACGCCCGATTTTTGTAAGTGAGGGCGTGAAGGTAGTGGGCGAACCTACGATTGTGGGAAATGGCCATTTAAAAATGCGCATAAAACAGGAGAAGTCAGGAGTGTTCGATACCATCGGGTTTAATATGCATGAATACCTCCCCGGCGTGCGAAATGGAAATCCATTTAAAATTGCCTACGTGCTGGAAGAAAATAACTGGAACGGCCGCCGCACTCTTCAATTGCGATTGAAAGACGTTCACATCTCAGACTAA
- a CDS encoding Glu/Leu/Phe/Val dehydrogenase, giving the protein MTEAPVKESKKLITKNSNFPLFDELADKEHEQVVICSDPETGLKAIIAIHNTTLGPALGGTRMWNYESEEAAMKDVLRLSRGMTYKSAISGLNLGGGKAVIIGDPHTEKTEALFRAFGRFVDGLGGRYITAEDVGMTEKEMEWIYSETKYVTGIPKALGGSGNPSPVTAYGVYMGVKACAKKAYGSDSLEGKKIALQGAGNVASYFARHAAKEDAKLFICDIYGEKAKTLAKEVGAEVVDPDSIYGLDVDIYTPCALGGVINDDTIDQFKCDIIAGGANNVLDEEDKHGQMLLDKGIIYAPDYVINAGGIINIASELEGYNEERALQNAGNIYNTITDILNYSDEHGIPAHKASNALAEKRIETIGNIKNKYSSKANVSGRLGEVYKRFID; this is encoded by the coding sequence ATGACAGAAGCACCCGTAAAAGAATCCAAAAAATTGATTACAAAAAACTCAAACTTCCCCCTTTTTGACGAACTGGCTGATAAAGAACACGAACAAGTTGTTATCTGCTCTGACCCCGAAACCGGGTTAAAAGCCATCATCGCTATTCACAACACAACATTAGGCCCGGCTCTTGGCGGTACCCGCATGTGGAATTATGAATCTGAAGAAGCTGCCATGAAAGATGTGCTTCGCCTTTCCCGGGGTATGACTTACAAGTCTGCTATTTCCGGATTGAATTTAGGCGGAGGCAAAGCAGTGATCATTGGGGATCCTCATACTGAGAAAACGGAAGCTTTATTTCGCGCATTTGGGCGTTTTGTAGACGGATTGGGCGGGCGCTATATCACCGCTGAAGACGTTGGGATGACCGAGAAAGAAATGGAGTGGATTTATTCTGAAACCAAGTACGTAACCGGCATCCCAAAAGCATTAGGTGGAAGCGGAAACCCTTCTCCTGTAACAGCTTATGGAGTGTACATGGGTGTGAAAGCCTGTGCCAAAAAAGCTTATGGAAGTGATTCCCTTGAAGGCAAGAAAATTGCCCTTCAAGGCGCAGGGAATGTAGCTTCTTATTTCGCACGTCATGCTGCCAAAGAAGATGCTAAATTATTTATCTGCGATATTTACGGAGAAAAAGCCAAGACGCTGGCTAAAGAAGTAGGTGCCGAAGTAGTTGACCCGGATTCCATTTACGGGTTGGATGTGGATATTTACACACCCTGTGCCTTAGGCGGAGTAATTAATGATGATACCATAGATCAGTTTAAATGCGATATCATTGCCGGCGGTGCCAATAATGTATTGGATGAGGAAGATAAACACGGGCAGATGTTGCTGGATAAAGGCATCATCTATGCGCCGGACTATGTTATCAATGCAGGTGGGATCATCAATATTGCCAGCGAATTGGAAGGGTACAACGAAGAACGCGCCCTCCAGAATGCCGGAAATATTTATAACACCATTACTGATATTCTGAATTATTCTGATGAACATGGAATCCCGGCTCATAAAGCCTCTAATGCATTAGCTGAAAAACGCATTGAAACCATCGGAAATATCAAAAATAAATACTCTTCCAAAGCCAATGTTTCCGGAAGATTAGGTGAAGTATATAAGCGGTTTATTGATTGA
- a CDS encoding Ppx/GppA phosphatase family protein codes for MIISSNNNQVVPIKRIAAIDIGTNSFHAIIVDIYSDGSFRTLDKLKEMVQLAKGGMGKRLSDGAFKRGLSALKNIKRLADSYECEKILAYATSAIREAENGGEFIQRSIDEVGIKMLAIPGRVEAELIGLAVRHGVRLTGKPVLVADIGGGSVEFILGNEEKFFYTASKKIGVSRMTEIFKPADPITPEDIKKLESHYEEQLRDVAQAFAQHRTDTIIGSSGTMENIAQMIAAQKGKSVDVTLNEMEFTAEDFKNFYEYFITLDKKQRKKVTGLDTKRIGFINTGVVLVNFLIRKFGIKSIKISSQALREGIVIRYLKKEMIGLPWTGAFADPRRRSVFELLRKTDWHENHSRHVANMALTIFDALEDELELPEGDRELLEYAAYLHDIGYYISHAKHHKHALYIIRHSDLKGFKEHEIEIIANVARYHRRSTPKKRHGEYWKMSPEIRKRIKKLSGILRIADGLDRSHYQNVKDLQVQSGENEIKINIRTEGEPHLEIWGAERKSQLFKEVTGKKLKIERVIESAYS; via the coding sequence GTGATCATCAGCAGCAATAACAATCAAGTTGTTCCCATTAAACGCATTGCCGCTATTGATATCGGTACGAACTCTTTTCACGCCATCATTGTGGATATCTATTCCGACGGTAGCTTTCGCACGCTCGACAAACTCAAAGAAATGGTACAACTTGCCAAAGGAGGGATGGGGAAGCGGCTTTCCGACGGTGCTTTCAAACGCGGTCTTTCGGCTCTTAAAAACATCAAACGGTTGGCTGACAGTTATGAATGTGAGAAAATTCTGGCCTATGCAACCTCTGCCATCCGCGAAGCAGAAAACGGTGGTGAGTTCATTCAAAGAAGCATTGATGAAGTGGGTATTAAGATGCTAGCCATTCCCGGAAGAGTAGAGGCCGAATTAATTGGCCTGGCGGTTCGTCATGGGGTGAGATTAACGGGGAAACCGGTTTTAGTTGCAGATATTGGTGGAGGAAGTGTAGAATTTATTTTGGGGAATGAAGAAAAATTCTTTTACACAGCCAGTAAAAAAATCGGGGTTTCCCGAATGACAGAAATCTTTAAGCCGGCCGATCCCATCACCCCTGAAGATATCAAAAAGCTGGAATCTCATTACGAGGAACAGCTCCGGGATGTAGCCCAGGCTTTTGCTCAGCACCGCACTGATACCATCATAGGGTCTTCAGGAACCATGGAAAACATTGCCCAGATGATCGCCGCCCAAAAAGGTAAATCGGTGGATGTAACCCTGAACGAGATGGAATTTACGGCCGAAGATTTCAAAAACTTCTATGAATATTTCATCACGCTCGATAAAAAACAACGCAAAAAAGTAACCGGGCTTGATACCAAACGCATCGGGTTTATAAATACTGGAGTGGTTCTGGTTAATTTTCTGATTCGGAAATTCGGAATTAAGTCCATCAAAATATCATCTCAAGCGCTTAGAGAAGGGATTGTAATCCGTTACCTGAAAAAAGAGATGATCGGACTCCCCTGGACCGGTGCTTTTGCTGACCCTCGCCGGCGCAGTGTGTTTGAATTGCTTCGAAAAACTGACTGGCATGAGAATCACTCACGACATGTTGCTAATATGGCACTCACTATTTTTGACGCCTTGGAGGATGAGCTGGAATTACCGGAAGGCGATCGGGAGCTTTTGGAATACGCAGCTTATCTTCATGATATCGGCTATTATATTTCTCATGCCAAACACCATAAACATGCCCTCTATATCATCCGGCATTCTGACCTGAAAGGGTTTAAGGAGCATGAGATTGAGATTATAGCTAATGTAGCCCGCTATCACCGACGCTCAACCCCCAAGAAAAGGCATGGAGAGTATTGGAAGATGTCACCTGAGATAAGGAAACGAATTAAAAAGCTTTCCGGGATTTTACGGATAGCAGACGGACTGGATCGAAGTCATTATCAAAATGTAAAAGATCTTCAGGTTCAATCGGGAGAGAACGAAATCAAGATCAACATACGAACTGAGGGGGAGCCTCATTTGGAGATCTGGGGAGCGGAACGAAAATCGCAATTATTTAAGGAAGTGACGGGGAAGAAGTTGAAGATCGAGCGAGTTATTGAATCGGCCTATTCTTAG
- a CDS encoding nuclear transport factor 2 family protein has translation MRLLMLLLFIPAFLLGACQPKETQIPPSPDEVNVVLDDWHAAAAEGDFERYFNYFESDSSIFMGTDATERWTIAVFKPWSKPYFEDDGVAWTFTPTFREVYFSDNGKVAWFDEELDTPNLGPSRGSGVLLKNEKGWKIAHYNLTIPIPNSIVDDVVQQIDNELNKSEE, from the coding sequence ATGCGACTTTTAATGTTACTGCTTTTTATCCCTGCGTTTTTACTGGGAGCCTGTCAACCCAAAGAAACTCAAATCCCGCCATCTCCGGATGAGGTAAATGTCGTTCTCGATGACTGGCACGCAGCTGCGGCAGAAGGAGACTTCGAACGCTACTTCAATTATTTTGAAAGTGACTCTTCCATTTTCATGGGAACGGATGCTACCGAACGGTGGACGATAGCTGTGTTTAAGCCGTGGTCAAAGCCTTATTTTGAGGATGACGGTGTAGCATGGACCTTTACCCCAACTTTTAGGGAGGTTTATTTTTCGGATAATGGAAAAGTCGCCTGGTTTGATGAAGAACTGGATACTCCAAACCTGGGGCCGAGCCGGGGTTCAGGGGTTTTGCTAAAAAATGAAAAGGGGTGGAAAATTGCCCATTACAACCTTACTATTCCCATCCCAAATTCTATTGTAGATGATGTGGTACAACAAATTGACAATGAACTAAACAAATCGGAAGAATAA